In Papaver somniferum cultivar HN1 chromosome 1, ASM357369v1, whole genome shotgun sequence, a genomic segment contains:
- the LOC113322168 gene encoding uncharacterized protein LOC113322168 isoform X1, producing MDSTITKTTTNTISTRIDSSIKERRKPGFQVENPFTLKVGQVFTGFGVGCGVGIGVGRPLNLGAIPALQQVRSAARGATDAFSGAGRHVNSTLRRFGAKNIEAGVGCGIGFGHGFGAGLALKPGVIHRLQSCLAETMAKVMMKIGPVPGLSMGQSMLPPSLQSSISAMSETSMQNPVGNITSLTSKTLENTAQLQTKDGSLGVGSAYKHKAPRGMPSETSFGRTEKVISSFLQNPAFGGDEDNESAAHLRSENNVLQLVLKHQKVIDDLMEENEKLRQILVEELKVHPSKFQTSSTSGAKIQNPCSDCFDCRRKQRKNR from the exons ATGGATAGTACAATTACAAAAACAACTACCAATACTATTAGTACTAGAATTGATTCGAGtataaaggaaagaagaaaaCCTGGGTTTCAAGTAGAGAATCCATTTACTTTGAAAGTAGGTCAAGTATTTACAGGCTTTGGTGTTGGATGTGGTGTTGGTATTGGGGTTGGCCGTCCTTTAAATTTAG GGGCAATACCAGCACTACAACAGGTAAGGAGTGCGGCTAGAGGTGCAACAGATGCTTTTTCGGGTGCTGGAAGACATGTGAACAGCACT TTGAGAAGATTTGGAGCTAAGAATATTGAAGCAGGTGTGGGATGCGGAATCGGCTTTGGGCATGGTTTTGGGGCTG GTCTTGCTTTAAAGCCTGGAGTAATCCATCGTCTTCAATCATGTCTAGCA GAAACAATGGCAAAGGTGATGATGAAAATTGGACCTGTTCCTGGCTTATCCATGGGTCAAAGCATGCTTCCACCGTCCCTGCAAAGCAGCATTAGTGCAATGAGTGAAACCTCCATGCAAAACCCAGTGGGAAATATCACATCATTGACATCGAAAACTCTAGAGAACACAGCACAATTACAGACAAAAGATGGAAGTTTGGGTGTTGGATCTGCTTACAAACATAAAGCACCTAGAGGAATGCCATCGGAAACATCCTTCGGACGTACTGAAAAGGTTATTAGCAGTTTCTTGCAGAATCCAGCTTTTGGGGGTGACGAGGATAATGAAtcg GCAGCACACTTGCGGTCGGAAAACAATGTTCTTCAATTG GTGCTAAAACACCAGAAAGTCATTGATGATCTGATGGAGGAGAACGAAAAGCTTCGCCAGATACTTGTAGAAGAGCTTAAAGTACATCCAAGCAAATTCCAAACCAGCAGCACAAGTGGGGCTAAAATTCAAAATCCGTGTTCTGATTGTTTCGACTGTCGTAGGAAGCAGCGCAAAAACAGATAA
- the LOC113322168 gene encoding uncharacterized protein LOC113322168 isoform X2, which produces MMNFGGFPKPNNNGENPQLKSLGAIPALQQVRSAARGATDAFSGAGRHVNSTLRRFGAKNIEAGVGCGIGFGHGFGAGLALKPGVIHRLQSCLAETMAKVMMKIGPVPGLSMGQSMLPPSLQSSISAMSETSMQNPVGNITSLTSKTLENTAQLQTKDGSLGVGSAYKHKAPRGMPSETSFGRTEKVISSFLQNPAFGGDEDNESAAHLRSENNVLQLVLKHQKVIDDLMEENEKLRQILVEELKVHPSKFQTSSTSGAKIQNPCSDCFDCRRKQRKNR; this is translated from the exons ATGATGAATTTTGGtggatttccaaaacctaataataaTGGTGAAAACCCTCAGCTCAAATCACTTG GGGCAATACCAGCACTACAACAGGTAAGGAGTGCGGCTAGAGGTGCAACAGATGCTTTTTCGGGTGCTGGAAGACATGTGAACAGCACT TTGAGAAGATTTGGAGCTAAGAATATTGAAGCAGGTGTGGGATGCGGAATCGGCTTTGGGCATGGTTTTGGGGCTG GTCTTGCTTTAAAGCCTGGAGTAATCCATCGTCTTCAATCATGTCTAGCA GAAACAATGGCAAAGGTGATGATGAAAATTGGACCTGTTCCTGGCTTATCCATGGGTCAAAGCATGCTTCCACCGTCCCTGCAAAGCAGCATTAGTGCAATGAGTGAAACCTCCATGCAAAACCCAGTGGGAAATATCACATCATTGACATCGAAAACTCTAGAGAACACAGCACAATTACAGACAAAAGATGGAAGTTTGGGTGTTGGATCTGCTTACAAACATAAAGCACCTAGAGGAATGCCATCGGAAACATCCTTCGGACGTACTGAAAAGGTTATTAGCAGTTTCTTGCAGAATCCAGCTTTTGGGGGTGACGAGGATAATGAAtcg GCAGCACACTTGCGGTCGGAAAACAATGTTCTTCAATTG GTGCTAAAACACCAGAAAGTCATTGATGATCTGATGGAGGAGAACGAAAAGCTTCGCCAGATACTTGTAGAAGAGCTTAAAGTACATCCAAGCAAATTCCAAACCAGCAGCACAAGTGGGGCTAAAATTCAAAATCCGTGTTCTGATTGTTTCGACTGTCGTAGGAAGCAGCGCAAAAACAGATAA